From the genome of Poecilia reticulata strain Guanapo linkage group LG22, Guppy_female_1.0+MT, whole genome shotgun sequence:
GAGCTCATCCAAAGATGACAGGCGTTCCAAGATAGTGTTTGATCCAAGTAGGTGTGGGGTTGAGGTTACCACGCAATTCTCAtaaacatgaaattattttcatgatAGGACATTATTTGAACTCCTTCTTTTATAGATGATCCTGATTTCTTTATAACAGTCTATACTGGCTTAGTTAAGAagctctatttttgttttaattatgacATTAtcgctttaaaaaataaaccaggaCCAAATATGTTTCCTTTCCACTctcaaaaagtaaacaaaatccattaaaaaattatatatgaagctaactttttgtaaaaacaaatacaaattcCTATGATTTGTgagcaaaaacaattttgttcCCTCTTGAAACGTTATGGATATTTTTTGGAAAGAGTTTCAGAACTGGATCAAAAGgcatttcactttaaaaacgaTCAAAGTTGGTTTATTTGTTAAGGATTAAATATACAGTAATAATTACTTCCTTATGGCTGCATTGTTTTTCATAGACTTATAAAGACAACCCgtatttttaacactttataaagtaaaataactttGTAAGAAAGTGTTATAccaaaatacaatttatttaaagctCTCTTTTAATTAAACATCTCTTTTTATATGCTCAGTTATATAAGTTATTATTCAAGATAAATTGTATCTTTGTTTGTGAATCATTTCCTGTTGCATTGTTTtctctgtagaaaaaaaagaaaaggaggatgCCAGTAGGGGGCAGTGGCGCACCAATCAGCTAGATTATACACAGCGACGACGGAAGAAGTAGATGAGCAATTTCCGCCCGCCAATTTTAAAGGATGTAAACAATGTTAGCTAAAATCTTGTAGTTTTGTGGTTCCGGATACTTTGAAGACAAACATACGGTTCACTCTGTGTGGCTTATTAACGTTTGCTACAATGAGTACCGGTGGAAAAGGTAAGATAGGAGTCCGAAACCTTCTTTTCGGTTAGCTCAACTGGATAGTAATGTTTGTCTCTCCGTTAGTATCTGAACCGCAGTTAAATTCACTGCTGGCTTAAAAGAGAGCGTATTTTAAACGGGCTTTCTAATATTTCTGACTGTTAGCTTATCTGCAGATATCTGTTGTAACTCCTCATTGGGTTGACTTGggaaatatttaatctgattgactttttttttttcttttgtcatttcagGATCTGGAGATTCAACTCTTCTTGCTGCCAGGTAATAAATGCTCAGGACACGACTCAGATAAAGCTCTTTATTTTTACAGGCGTGCAGAGAAAGAACAAAATCTACTTATATGAACTTAAAAAAGGAAGATATCAATATGTTCTACAGTAATCCAGCTGGAATGGACGTGTAGAGCTGAGTTATGAAGTGTTTTTGTAGAAGTTTATTTTAACCGAATTTgatcaaataagtaaaagaaaatacatctttatacttttaatgttaaatattggGTAGTGAGAATAAGTTTTCTATCTACTCCTTTTTTAgcactttgtttctgttcatacTAGGTTCCTAGaaggaatgattgaaataaaagcacgttgttgaacatgttttcttttattcgtaatttcttttaaagaagaaataattatgtattatttttaaggcATTGCACAGGCCTAGTTTGAAGTAAGATGCGTGACCCAGTCCAATTAAGCATCTGCAGGATATGTAGAATAAATCATCTTCAAATAGTTGTCACCACTATTGAGCCtgaatgtataattttattcctgtggagaaaaaatacataaattcaaaattttgtgatcactttaaaaaaaaatagtgcagCTGAGAAATTATAATTCCAACAACTCAACGTCAAATGTTCACTTAATAACCCTACTCTGCAGCTCAGCCAGCCTGTTGGATTACTCTTTTTGTTGCATTGCAGTGGGGACAGCGACTCCATCAAAGTCTTTGTACGAGTGCGACCTCTAACCCAGGGTACTGGGCTGACCACAGACGGGGATCAGAATCTGTGTCTGAACGTCAGCTCACCCAACACCATCCGTCTGCTCTCGAAGCCAGAACCACGGACCTTCACCTACGACCATGTGGCCGACATGAAAACATCTCAGGTCTGGGATGTTTAGTCAGTTTATCATAAACATAAAGGATAAATCTACagctttaatgtttgtttttcattctgcaACAGGATTCTGTTTTCAACAGTGTGGCCAAAAATATTGTTGAGTCTTGCATGAATGGATATAACGGTACTATATTTGCTTAGTAAGTATTATATGCCTTActttatgaaatgaaaagaacCATGTAGTTCTGCATGTAATGCCTCAATTCAGCCGTTGATGAGATTCCTGTTTTGATTCTGCAGCGGACAAACAGGCTCAGGAAAAACATTCACCATGCTCGGTATGTATTCGCCGCCGTCgctgttttcacagaaaaatcagaCAGAACCAAAGTCAAACCTGTCTCCCTCTGGCTGCAGGTCCGTCTGAGCTGGACAACTTCACAGACGAGCTGAGGGGGGTCATACCGCGAAGTTTCGAGtatctgttttttcttattgGCAGAGAAGTGGAAAGGGTGAGTAGTAAcacccaagaagaagaaatctgaacgagtaactttttttctcagttaaatGTTCCAGATTAGATTAAACggtttttaatttcaaagataACATAAGTGAATTCAAAAATCAGTTAGCAAAAATTGTCTTAatttgttaaagaaataaaaaatccaaatcacGGCACTTTTCATAGCACTGTTGATTTATCTTTCCACTCATCGTTGCTCTTTATTCTCCTCTAAAACAGTCTGGAAATTCCAAGAGTTTCCTTTGCAAATGTTCGTTTATCGAGATCTACAACGAACAGATCTACGACCTGCTGGATTCAGCGTCTGCCAGCCTTTTCCTCAGGGAGAACATTAAAAAAGGCGTGTTTGTCGAAGGAGCCGTGGAGAAGTTTGTGAACTCAGCAGCTGAAGCTTATCAGGTAGGACGGATTACAATACTGACAGTAATCAGATTACAGTAAAGCTTCAATAATGTCTCAGTTAATTAACAAGAAGGAAGATTAAACTGTTACAATTAAAAGTTGCTCATCATTATCATATATTAGGAAATGTCATTCTCcaaaaatattgtaaacaaTGCAGTTAATCATTCCACCacatttcaaaactatttttatggGCTGCAAAACTCATGAAATGCAATAAATGGGTGGAGGCCTTTATGATATACGAGTAGtggctgaaagaaaaattacaataaaaccaACAGCCCAAGAATGTTCTCAGATGGTATCAGatgtttacaaaatgaaaaaaataacattcacaGTCAATTTAGAGATGAACTTGTTTTTCAAATTCTGGGAtaaatggggggaaaaacatagaaaacataatttataatGAAGAATACAACATTTAGAGAGGATGACACTTCAATCTACCAAGATTTACTGTCTTTACTGCTTTTGTAATGTTCATTTGTAGTTTCACATAATGCTACACTTATACAGTTACAGTTGatctctttgatttttatttgttttatgtaattcatttctgtttttacaaacataaaacagacaggaaaacaaaacgtTATATGCAGTCATATAGGctccacatttctgtatttatttaatttaccatAAACTATAAATGTTACTATTTGGGGAGTAAAAAAAGCCTTTGCTTCTGAAATCCTGCAGGTTCTTTCTATGGGCTGGAGAAACCGGCGTGTGGCCTCCACCTCCATGAACCGCGAGTCCTCCAGATCTCACGCCGTGTTCACCATGACGCTGGAGTCCAAGGAGTCCCACAACGAGGTGGTGAACATCCGAAGTTCTCAGCTCAACCTGGTGGATTTGGCCGGATCCGAGAGACAGAAAGACACCCACACTGAGGGGTCCAGACTCAAGGTGCAGCTTTCTGTCGGATAATAATCGTCTCCtggtttttattatctttaaaatcTTGTTTGTAATGGCGTCTGGTCCTCTTCTGCAGGAGGCCAGCAGCATCAATCGCTCCCTCATGTGCCTGGGTCAGGTCATCATGGCCCTGGTGGATGTATCCAACGGAAAGAGCAGACACATCTGCTACAGGGACTCTAAACTCACGTTCCTCCTCAAAGTAAGCATCTGTAGTGTTGCATTTTCTATAGGGATGCAAGTTATcgattaatgagttaatctaaagttatAAATCaactaatgattaattgataagtggacattttcttaaaaacttaaGTTTTCATCTGTTCCAGGAAACTTCTGTGTTTCCATAACATGAAGGGCTAAATTTTTCTGAAtaagctgaattaaaataaataaattttaatattaatttgtgTCAACTGTATTAAATACTGACTAaacaaaaattgtgtttttctcacattactGGACTAactttttgttataaaatgtaacagaaaaagaaTCTTTGATATTGTTgagtggaaaataaaagttgaaaataatgaaacGTGAAACAGTTAATCTCACATGAATAGAACTACTATTGTAGTTCTATGTTGTTGTGCTTGAAGAAATTATAAAACTTTGCTCCATTAAATCAGCCGTGTTTATTAGCATCATGTTTTTTCCATAATGTTACAAATTTTCTGCGTCACTCCTGTCATCGTAGCACATTAGTAATTTTTGAATGCCAAGTTGACGCTGCTATTTAATTTaccataaaaatgcttttatgtttgtcaagtgtttatatttcaaaattaaaccCCATAAAGTGCGTTTTGCATCCCAAACCAGACTTGTTTTGACCGTTACGCTTTTACGTTCACGACcccgccgccatctttgtttctgtgtaaGTGGCTCCACTTaaggatgaccagcggcgccctcttcCGCATGGCAGCCAaactacaacataaaaacaatataagcGGATGGTATTAGTTAATCGATTGGAActaatttaaatctgaaagaaaaaaaaaacattaatcgtcaattaattgtttgcatcctAGTTCTCAATTATCACATAGGATgccatctgtttctttttattatttcaggaTTCTCTTGGAGGAAATGCAAAGACCTACATCATAGCTAATGTTCACCCTGGTTCAAAGTGTTTTGGAGAAACGTTGTCCACGTTGCAGTTCGCCCAGAGAGCAAAGCTGATCAAGAACAAGGTGTTTCATCATTCCTTCTCTCTTAACTCTACAGACCTTTCTGTGGTTTTGTTAAAGCGTGTTTCGGGATTCTTGCTTCCTGCAGGCTGTCATTAATGAGGACACACAGGGGAATGTGAAGCAGTTACAGGCTGAAGTGAAGAAGCTGAAGGAGCAGCTTGCTCAGGCTCTGACCTCTTCAGCAGGAGACTCTGCACCAGGAGGACCTCAGCCTCTCCTGGGTAAAAACgtgcaaataaatcacatcCTTCCAAGTAGGAACTTCACAGGCAACAATTTCAAACTCAATActcaaaagtataaaatcagAGCCTGATTAACACAAACTATTAGgtcagatatttttgtttgggTGCAATTAAGCCATTTTGTCTTTCAgagattaaatattaaaaaatacagtaatacATGAACATTTCTTGGTCaagaactgaatatttaatgggGTGTCCatatttttgttacattcaTTTATGTGTTCAGATTCTCATTGCTTATACTGTCTGACTTCATAGGGACAAGTAGCCccttctaaaataaaactaattgttttatgacacaaaaaactcctaaaaaagacttaaaatagtttgttggcttttattttcaattatcactagttaaaaaatttatttgagtttCTTAAAATGCACTGGGGCTGCAATAGTAATTATTTTAGTCGTTGGttgttctgatgattaatcgattaatcagataagaAAACTGGCACTTTCTGATGATTTTTGtatgaaaaatgcataaaaaattaaaataaataattcgatataatttttaaatgagaataagaaataaatttagcttaaaatgcaataacatacATTCCTTTAGCTGAAACTATGCCACTTGAGGAATTCTggttttaacatatttacagaaaggtttttttatttttattttaaatacaaaatgtagttttttttttgtacagttttggcttaattactgctctgaatatgttattTCTTTCAGCCAATAACCTGAATCTTTATACAATAggtaacgattaattgattactaatttagttgatgattatttcgataattgattaatcagattaatcattttaacataattctggttctggttctgaaactCCTTCCAGGTCCATCAGGTGAAAATCAGCAGGAAGTTTTGTATAAAGGGAAGTACATGGCTGCTGTGCGTCTGTGGAAGAAGCAAAACGAGGAGAAGAAGGTGGAGggattttaatttactttgggAAGCTGTGGGGCTGCGGGTTCTGACGGCTTCATTTACCGTTGATTAGATCCTGCTCAAGAAGGTGGCTCAGCTGGAGGAGGCCTGGACCCAGAAAGACAAGTTCATCCACTCCAGCAGAATGATCATCAAGTTCAGAGAAGACCACATCTCCCGTCTGGAGAAGAAGCTGAAGGCGGGAGAAAGCTCAACGACGGAATTCGAGTCTCAGGCTTTGATTGACCAGCTGAAAAAAGAGATTAAGATCTTAGGTGATcaggtaaaaatctgattttagcaTTCTCTCATAAGCATTAATGTGGATAATTTCATTATCTAAAAGATTGTTGCTTGCTTTTTGTGGCTTTTAAGGTTGACCATCATCCAAAGATGACTCGGTATGCAGCAGAGAATTACAGCCTCAGAGAAGAGAACCGCCTGCTGCGATCTCTTGAATCTGTGATTAAATGTGAAGAAGTTTCCACCCAAGTAGCAGCTGAGTTGGAGGAAGCCTTCCGAAAGGCGCTGGAGTCAGAAAAACTGACTCCAGGTAAGACTGCTGGCATCAAAAATCTTGGAGAATATTGTTTACATTCAGTTTTAATAatcacctgctgctcctcatcAGCTTCTACAGCCGCTTCGACTTCGTCTGCGACAGATTCTGCGTCTGCAGCCACGATCGAAAAGCTAAATGCTaaactgctgcagaaacagTCGGACCTCACAGCTGTCCTGCAGGCTTTTGAGGAGTACAAAGATGTCACAAAGtaaggaataaattaaattaattagaaCATGAAAGCACAATTTATAAAACTAGTCAattagaaatgtaaagaaaggTTACAGTGTGCCCACTAATCTTTACTGAAGTGTATTTATTAAGAATGGAATTAATCAATTTACAATTAACTGttgattaatggtttattatattaaaattaattccaGTTGATTAATACCGGCCGCTTAGACCTTTTATTGTTGTAGTTTGACCTCCGTCCATCAGAGGGCGCCCTGATCGTTCTTAATCGGAGCTgtagacagaaacaaagatggcgtcCAGAGCGAGAAAGAGAAACGGTTGAGGGAACATTTTGATACTGTAGTTTTACATtgaagtagaaaaacaaagtagatgcatgtattttaaaaactaattaaattcaaaatatttttaagagtgACAATGAGTATTAATAAAATGGATAACAATATATTTTACTCATAAATATTACATACTAATCAGTGTTTCTACTGTCtggcatttttttcttgctttcttctTGGTTTATGTCTTCCACAAATATAATCCcttgattttacacaatattctgctctcaactacaaaataaacagtaaaaaatatgtatttcacttttattttgtaattaaatgcAGAAGTCGGCATGTTTTGACTGTATTTGCTGATGTTCTGACttgaaaatgatttcttttcaCTTATGAATCCTGTGAGTTCTTCATCGTTTGACTCAgacatttgtgttttcagaaaacagCTGTCTCAACTGCAGTCTGACAAAAGATACCTGGAGAAATCCAACAGGcacctggaaaacattttggaagccactcatgcacacaaaaaacacgAAGTCTCTGAGCTCAACAGGATTCATGTAGAAACAATAAAGGTGAGTTTGTAACCAAACGTTTACATTCACCGTATCAGAAGAAACGTACCTGTGTTTCTTATTGTCTggcattaaatcagactaaaattGTCCTGTTATATGTCAGTTAGGTTTAGTGTTTGCTAAGTGCCAGAAAGAGGAATGTTTAAATAATCATATAAAAGTACAAACAGTATACGAGTGAGTGAATCAGCTCAAGATACTGGCTGAAAAGGGTCGAAaccatttattattaaaataatcaactaataTAGTTGCCAATTTATCATTAACTGACGTGCACAGACTCAAATTAGTCAAGTTGCTAAAGGAACAACACAGAAGAGCAgttactaaacaaaaaaaatcaaattagattaaaaaaagcaagtaaaaaaacttctttatctgtaaatatgttctccCCCCTCCAGTTCAACATCTGTAAAAACAACCTTGTTTTTATCACTTCTTGTGATCcgataattaattaatcaaaaaaataatcaccaaaAAAATGATCAATGAACTCTCTTGATAAGTTGAGCTTTTTTACGttaggatattttttttagctgcaaataatcaaacaaacactaaaggaatgttatttttttgcatttttggcagtaaatgtgttaattatttgtttgttttcatcttgtatttctaatattgcttAAAAACGGCGTCAATACTTTAATGGAAAATTTGTAGACTGTGCAgattcaaaaaaacaaaaaaaataacaaactatttagcaaaaatgtttagtCTTATAAATGTCAGTaagaaaagatattttaattcatgtaaaaatatttttattgacttcATGACTCTTCTCGTCAGAAATGCTATTTAAGTGAAATATTGGAAAATACTGTAGCCAAATCCgtgtcattaaaacattttttttaatttattttttatcagattcTGTCGACGCCCACTAAAGCATACAACCTGCGGTCGCGGCTCATTCCGCTCTCCAGTCCAGAACATTTGAACGGGATTGAAAAGGACGGAGAAGACATCTGGTCTGAGCAGCTTCCGTCAGACATGACGGAGATGGCCCTGACAGAAGAGCTGTGTCAGGTTCAGGTGCGCTAATGCAGGTTGTCTTTTACATGCAGCAGTCAGAGCTCCTCCTTTAacctttaaatgtttgtcatcCAGGATCAAGTGAGTCGTGTCCAAACACAGTTAAATGAGGAGGAGATGAATAACAGCAAGCTGTTGCAGCAAATTGCGAAGCTGGAGGAGCAGATCGCTGTGATTTCTCAGGAGTCTGACCAGAAGGAGAAGGTAAGAGTCACACCGGAAGTTACTCAGATGTTGTTTGTTGTCTCTAAATCATGTCCATCATGCGTCCTCTGCAGCAACTTCATGCAGAACGAGCCAATAGGAGCAAAGATCAACTCAGCTTTCAGGAAACGGTTAACGGGCTGCAGCAGAGCCTTCAGTCTGAAAAGCAAGCTGCAGAAGGTGAGGcttaaaatgtctaaatctaaagctgtaaaatatcttatctccttaaaaataaattaaaggggacatattatacaaaattcacattttgcatgttttatacttcaatttgggtctcaactgcttctaaaagcagcccaagtgcttaaaaaacaacagtttttttgaAGAACTTTTCTAAGCAAtacgtttgttttttgtgtttggaaaatgagccgtttcacaGGCTTTCCGAGTGTATCGtcactttggttacctagcaaccccagtgaagcccagcctgttacctagcaacccaagcagaactccagcacgtttggtcagctggttttaactCTACATGCGCTGGAAAAGTTTTAGGGGCATAtgaaagacaagtgttttgtttttggctttctgttcagaaaccacttgctgcgttcttgttgattgtgctggaggctccatttctgctttttaaagatgtataGTTGCATAATTGCCACGCCCCCCAGCTCAAAATTTTGAgctggggggcgtggccagcagcagctaatttggatttaaagtgacaagaggccctttcattctgaaaggagctgaaAATTTACTAAAATCTTATTATCTAATGAccttaatatttttgtacaaaaatgtaatgaacatgtttcgCATAGCTCATAGGCCTGTCCTaaccatgtattttattttattttttctatgtaGGACTTTTCTGTAACATAAAAGGTTGAGTCATGCGCAGACAACTTTATTGTGTTCTTTGACTCACTGCTAACATAGCCTTACcatttagctagctagcttttctATCATGTGTAACTGCAAATTTATTGCTAGTTTGCTGGACAAAGTTTGTAAATTGCTTTGGAGAAATTGGTCTTAAATTGAATTCATTGTGGTCTTAAAAGGTTTCAAGaccttaaaatatcttaagcTCTTAAAGTAAACTAGCTTAAAGATGTTAATGACGGGTCaatttttgagttgtttttttagttatttctcacgggacttttctgtcaggcaaaatgCAGACATCTATATTTCATTCTGTGACTCAAGACGGTTgcggctaccgctaactagctgctaataaacccttgctagctagctagctttttttgcGCCTGTCATGGGTAAGTGCaaatttttgtacattttttctgtacaaataggtcttaaattccattcataACGGTTTTAAAAAGgcctttaaaagtcttaaatttgagttggtgaaacctgcagaaccCCTGGCTTTGACTTCAGCTCAGTATGGCTTCCTCTCTGACTTCCAGTTCTGAGAAGCGAGATCCAAGATCTGCGTTTGGTCCTGCAGTCGTCCGACAAGGAGCTGACCTCGGTGAAGAACGGGCTCAGAGAAACTCAGCGTGAGCATCAGGAAGAGATGAGTCGGCTCTCCAGCAACCTGATCGGCACCCAGCTCCAACTCGACAAAGTCCAGTAAGCCGAAGCTCGATCTGCTTTCTGCTTTCATGTCTTTGTGCTAAAATCTTCTGCATCCTTTTTCCAGACTGGAGTGGGAGCAGCTTCTGGAACAGCACCGAACTCTGCAGGATTCCTTCGACCAGCTGCAGGCTGAGGCCAAGTTTGATGCTGATCAGGCGCGACAGGAGCTGTGCGACACGCAGAAGGAGGTCGACCAGCTCAAGGCGGAGGTCCTGGTAATGGAAACTCTCAACTTTGCAACAATCTTTCTGAAATCCGGCCGCGTTTTGTTCAGGGCCggaacaattaatcgattattgaaataatcatcaactaatttagcaatggATTAATTATTAACCTGAATATATAGACTCAAAGATTcagccatttgctgaaagatcAAAGCTATCGGAGCAGTAAATAAGcctaaactgtacaaaaaatatttgcattttgcatttaagattaaaaaaataaactctgtaaacatgttctacacaaaatgcaaattcattaaaaacaaaaaaattctatcACCTTATTAATCACCTTTTGCTATACTTgcttaattaacaaataaacaaattattccTGCTGTGTATtgttgagtcaaacaaaaagggttgagcttttcacattttgatgttaaaagtattttttagctgcagcagACGCATCTTTGCTACAGTTGATCACatgttcactaaaggaatcACGATTtggcattttaggcaataaaatcttcttattttaaaaagagacagaattatctttttatttttattacttcagTGAAAAGTGTCtctaattaattgattaatcaccaGAATCATTGATTAGTAATATAATTGTTAGTCCCAGCTCTCGTTCTGTCTCTGATGTTTTTTCCCTTCTTGTGTTGAAGGATTTGAATAATTCGCTGGAATCTGAGCGGGAGCGCACGAGCAGTCTGATGTCgcagctgaagaaaaacaaagaaaacacatcgAAGTGAGCTTCTTCAGTATTTAAAtctcagtgtttatttttattattatgactcAAATACCAACATGACGAATGTTTCCTTTTCTGCAGGGAGCTGGTTGAAACCATGGAGCAGAACACACAGCTGAGAAAACAAGGCTCAGATTTAACGCTACAAAATCAAAACCTGGTTGGTCACAATAAGAGGCTGCAAACAGCACATATTTGGCTTAAGAATAATCCACTGTTTTAATTCAtcgtttttgtttatttttgtttataagtCATCCAAACTCGCTGATCTGGAGCAGAATCTGACCTCTGCAAACGGAAAGATTAGCAGCTTGGAGCAGGAGATTAAACACGACAAAGTAAACAGAGTTCTTCTCCTGTTGAACGCGACATCGGCGTGTCTGCTGCGTGTCTGAACACGTCTCTGTGCTCTTCACCAGGATGTCCTGTTGGACCTCATGAACCAAACCAGAGATCTTCGAGCAGAGCTGAGCCACAAGGAGGAAGACATCGTCCATCTGTCTGGAGACATTAATGACCTGACGgtgctcttcttcctcttttcagaTCATCAGTTTCATTGTTCCACTGCTGTTTTTggcaacttttattaaattaatgtgACAATTAAATCTGTTCCAGGCTAAATGTAATTCTGCCTGCTGTGAAAGGGACAGCATgagagagcagaaccagaagatgcAGGTTGAAATCGGTGAACTGAAAGAAACTATGGAGAGAAAGATGGTGTCCAACAAGATAGAGGTAATTTACCGGGATTATAATCCTGTTAATGTGCGTGAAGCAAAGTTTACCCTCAGAAATCTGCCTTACGCACACGTTTGACTCCTCTGATGAGGCAAAGCTGGGTGatgcagcttaaaaataaaacattagatttCTTTCAAACCAGAAccaatttctgattttactcgattgttttttgctgtttttgtttctaataaagaaattacagatgactgaaattattttcaaaatacgTTTTACTCCAGTCATCCTTTCTGTGAGACTATTAAAGCCAGGATGTCAGaatttatgtttaataatgacaataaagtaaTAATGTTAGCAGACTAAATTTTGCCAAAgtaaagtcttaaaattatgtgaaaacagatgttctgataaaaaacaaaataagcttgaattattaactttttgttgttgttgttttgaagttCTCATAAGATtgcaactttttcatttttagtttattctggCAATATTAATTTCTCATTCTTTTGACTTTATCATCATATGAAA
Proteins encoded in this window:
- the kif15 gene encoding kinesin-like protein KIF15 isoform X2, which codes for MSTGGKGSGDSTLLAASGDSDSIKVFVRVRPLTQGTGLTTDGDQNLCLNVSSPNTIRLLSKPEPRTFTYDHVADMKTSQDSVFNSVAKNIVESCMNGYNGTIFAYGQTGSGKTFTMLGPSELDNFTDELRGVIPRSFEYLFFLIGREVERSGNSKSFLCKCSFIEIYNEQIYDLLDSASASLFLRENIKKGVFVEGAVEKFVNSAAEAYQVLSMGWRNRRVASTSMNRESSRSHAVFTMTLESKESHNEVVNIRSSQLNLVDLAGSERQKDTHTEGSRLKEASSINRSLMCLGQVIMALVDVSNGKSRHICYRDSKLTFLLKDSLGGNAKTYIIANVHPGSKCFGETLSTLQFAQRAKLIKNKAVINEDTQGNVKQLQAEVKKLKEQLAQALTSSAGDSAPGGPQPLLGPSGENQQEVLYKGKYMAAVRLWKKQNEEKKILLKKVAQLEEAWTQKDKFIHSSRMIIKFREDHISRLEKKLKAGESSTTEFESQALIDQLKKEIKILGDQVDHHPKMTRYAAENYSLREENRLLRSLESVIKCEEVSTQVAAELEEAFRKALESEKLTPASTAASTSSATDSASAATIEKLNAKLLQKQSDLTAVLQAFEEYKDVTKKQLSQLQSDKRYLEKSNRHLENILEATHAHKKHEVSELNRIHVETIKILSTPTKAYNLRSRLIPLSSPEHLNGIEKDGEDIWSEQLPSDMTEMALTEELCQVQDQVSRVQTQLNEEEMNNSKLLQQIAKLEEQIAVISQESDQKEKQLHAERANRSKDQLSFQETVNGLQQSLQSEKQAAEVLRSEIQDLRLVLQSSDKELTSVKNGLRETQREHQEEMSRLSSNLIGTQLQLDKVQLEWEQLLEQHRTLQDSFDQLQAEAKFDADQARQELCDTQKEVDQLKAEVLDLNNSLESERERTSSLMSQLKKNKENTSKELVETMEQNTQLRKQGSDLTLQNQNLSSKLADLEQNLTSANGKISSLEQEIKHDKDVLLDLMNQTRDLRAELSHKEEDIVHLSGDINDLTAKCNSACCERDSMREQNQKMQVEIGELKETMERKMVSNKIEVEVLQEEITYATEEVERLMKVCDEQQSLLNATQEQAAQKELIIKSLEQKVQQQQEAVEKTVRNGGFKPTEPTVTPKSTPCGFGSFNRDLTEVLESQERELENRRSSMMTMELLLAELNSERSAKNEEIQRLKEELREKEIVRMEIQGLLEKFYTKERQQTPTGNNNSEDLGEDLRQAVLKQLEEERAEKNQILQRLFAAQRKLQEQESSFAQSQTCIQELTTELRNRCLELRELNLRVHDEEKLLQENEVLRRQNEKLSEENGKLVGHKNHKQRIEYLVKLKKDNTRLQEENEKLRTEISLMRDDSAILPPDMM